In Populus trichocarpa isolate Nisqually-1 chromosome 12, P.trichocarpa_v4.1, whole genome shotgun sequence, a genomic segment contains:
- the LOC7493526 gene encoding LOB domain-containing protein 40: MPFSALSFSSLPHRIILLLIGFLNSSPSLSRHFSISFRTEYTMRMSCNGCRILRKGCGDNCSIKPCLQWIETPDSQANATLFLAKFYGRAGLMNLINACPQHLRPDTFKSLLYEACGRIVNPVSGSVGLLSTGSWQQCQAAVEAVLKGEPITQIASTDQLTLGGSDTRHVSREEDWSASDQPRKIKSKRQFNRSTSKRKSSRTEAEHTCFEFMIGFDGLRSVSPDSVLSWRPTLGSDNEETDSIGSVETVEASKLDEPAEGSDLDLDLTLGHY; the protein is encoded by the exons ATGCCCTTTTCAGCCCTTTCTTTTTCATCACTCCCACATAGAATTATCCTTCTTCTTATCGGATTTCTCAATTCATCTCCTTCACTCTCTCGtcatttctcaatttctttccGAACTGAGTACACCATGCGGATGAGTTGTAATGGTTGCAGAATCCTTCGCAAGGGCTGTGGTGATAATTGTAGTATAAAACCTTGCCTTCAATGGATTGAAACTCCCGATTCCCAAGCCAATGCCACCCTCTTCCTTGCTAAATTCTACGGTCGTGCTGGACTCATGAACCTCATCAATGCTTGCCCTCAGCATCTCCGTCCAG ATACGTTTAAGTCCTTATTATACGAGGCATGTGGGCGGATTGTGAATCCAGTTTCGGGATCAGTCGGGTTGTTAAGCACCGGGTCATGGCAGCAATGTCAAGCCGCCGTGGAAGCCGTTCTGAAAGGCGAGCCCATCACTCAAATTGCATCAACTGATCAGCTTACACTAGGCGGCTCTGATACGCGCCACGTGTCAAGAGAGGAGGACTGGTCTGCATCTGATCAGCCCCGTAAAATCAAGTCCAAGCGTCAATTCAATCGATCAACTTCAAAGCGGAAGTCGAGCAGGACTGAGGCTGAGCACACATGTTTCGAGTTCATGATTGGATTTGATGGCTTGCGGTCAGTGAGTCCTGACTCTGTGTTGAGTTGGCGTCCGACTTTGGGGTCTGACAATGAGGAAACTGACAGTATAGGGTCTGTGGAGACTGTAGAGGCTTCTAAGCTTGATGAGCCAGCCGAAGGAAGTGATTTGGATTTAGACTTGACCTTGGGTCATTATTGA